The Methanosphaera sp. BMS genome contains a region encoding:
- a CDS encoding IS200/IS605 family accessory protein TnpB-related protein, which yields MDGRKLKNQIYFKCKKTAHYQSILDKQGRKTSNRIRKINQKFKNIQDNFLNQTVNFIIKKCKQQDVGTIVLGYNNNFQHKTNMGKKQNQIFSHIAFKQFKQKLETRCQIHEIDLIIQEESYTSQSSFLDEDILPEYQEKKDAENKGDKKKEDKVKYEFKGNRVQRGLYETQNGKIINADVNAAANIIRKCKHRFNFELLCKWVQTTPYKIKL from the coding sequence GTGGACGGGAGAAAATTAAAAAATCAAATATACTTCAAATGTAAGAAAACAGCACACTACCAATCAATTCTTGATAAGCAAGGACGTAAAACATCCAATAGAATCCGAAAAATAAACCAAAAATTCAAAAACATACAAGACAACTTCCTCAACCAAACAGTAAACTTCATCATAAAAAAATGCAAACAACAAGATGTAGGTACAATTGTGCTTGGATACAACAATAATTTCCAGCACAAGACCAATATGGGAAAAAAACAAAACCAAATATTTTCACACATAGCATTCAAACAATTCAAACAAAAACTAGAAACACGATGCCAAATACACGAAATAGACCTGATAATACAGGAAGAATCATACACAAGCCAAAGTAGCTTCCTAGATGAAGATATACTACCAGAATACCAAGAAAAAAAAGACGCTGAAAATAAGGGGGATAAAAAGAAGGAAGATAAAGTTAAATATGAATTTAAGGGCAATAGAGTCCAACGTGGATTATACGAAACACAAAATGGAAAAATTATTAACGCAGATGTAAACGCTGCAGCCAATATTATAAGAAAATGTAAGCATAGGTTCAATTTTGAGCTATTGTGTAAGTGGGTCCAGACTACTCCGTATAAAATCAAATTATAA